In Crassostrea angulata isolate pt1a10 chromosome 6, ASM2561291v2, whole genome shotgun sequence, a genomic segment contains:
- the LOC128188864 gene encoding G-protein coupled receptor 157-like isoform X2 — MSLEILSQASITLISASLSVIGGLALLLTYVKIPIFQTSVHRLLVFLTIADILTAFGYIIGTVNFLTLNDDQRNTTDPMCEAQSFITTFSSLSSFGWTSVIAIHLYLLIRSHRNFEKDRLVKAWYFTIGWIFPATITTVVLAIKKLGRDTHGQQAGTGLWCWIKLDYKDNRIHPSDIRLMFISGKLWEILTYVLSFSVYMLLKITTFLERQRNSNYSWGRVKGTDLRDEDESKG; from the exons ATGTCGCTAGAAATCTTGTCACAGGCCAGTATCACACTAATTAGTGCTTCCCTCTCCGTCATTGGAGGACTGGCACTCTTACTGACATACGTGAAGATTCCGATATTTCAAACTTCTGTCCACAGACTTCTTGTTTTTCTGACGATTGCTGATATTCTGACTGCTTTTGGATACATCATAGGGACTGTGAACTTTCTCACACTGAACGATGATCAGAGGAACACTACAGATCCAATGTGTGAAGCACAGAGCTTCATCACTACTTTCTCTAGCTTATCTTCCTTTGGTTGGACGTCTGTTATTGCAATTCATCTGTATCTTCTGATCAGGTCTCATAGAAACTTTGAAAAGGATCGTTTGGTAAAAGCTTGGTACTTTACCATAGGATGGATTTTTCCTG CAACCATAACCACTGTTGTTCTGGCAATAAAAAAGCTTGGTAGAGATACCCACGGACAGCAAGCAGGAACTGGCTTATGGTGCTGGATCAAACTTGATTACAAGGACAACAGAATTCACCCATCAGATATACGTCTTATGTTCATATCAGGAAAGCTCTGGGAAATTCTAACATATGTACTGTCATTCTCTGTATACATGTTGTTAAAAATTACCACGTTTTTAGAG AGACAAAGAAACAGTAACTACAGCTGGGGTCGTGTCAAAGGAACGGATCTAAGAGACGAAGATGAAAG cAAAGGATGA
- the LOC128188864 gene encoding G-protein coupled receptor 157-like isoform X1, translated as MSLEILSQASITLISASLSVIGGLALLLTYVKIPIFQTSVHRLLVFLTIADILTAFGYIIGTVNFLTLNDDQRNTTDPMCEAQSFITTFSSLSSFGWTSVIAIHLYLLIRSHRNFEKDRLVKAWYFTIGWIFPATITTVVLAIKKLGRDTHGQQAGTGLWCWIKLDYKDNRIHPSDIRLMFISGKLWEILTYVLSFSVYMLLKITTFLERQRNSNYSWGRVKGTDLRDEDERFCFTWLILYLLRLWGTIRFFFAISGDGSNQKITNADNILKYFHCAGDCAQALGNFLLFCVFDKNIRKKYGEIFCRYRYDRNQNVLLNTSESTNYQTTFRIKRKENDAMLM; from the exons ATGTCGCTAGAAATCTTGTCACAGGCCAGTATCACACTAATTAGTGCTTCCCTCTCCGTCATTGGAGGACTGGCACTCTTACTGACATACGTGAAGATTCCGATATTTCAAACTTCTGTCCACAGACTTCTTGTTTTTCTGACGATTGCTGATATTCTGACTGCTTTTGGATACATCATAGGGACTGTGAACTTTCTCACACTGAACGATGATCAGAGGAACACTACAGATCCAATGTGTGAAGCACAGAGCTTCATCACTACTTTCTCTAGCTTATCTTCCTTTGGTTGGACGTCTGTTATTGCAATTCATCTGTATCTTCTGATCAGGTCTCATAGAAACTTTGAAAAGGATCGTTTGGTAAAAGCTTGGTACTTTACCATAGGATGGATTTTTCCTG CAACCATAACCACTGTTGTTCTGGCAATAAAAAAGCTTGGTAGAGATACCCACGGACAGCAAGCAGGAACTGGCTTATGGTGCTGGATCAAACTTGATTACAAGGACAACAGAATTCACCCATCAGATATACGTCTTATGTTCATATCAGGAAAGCTCTGGGAAATTCTAACATATGTACTGTCATTCTCTGTATACATGTTGTTAAAAATTACCACGTTTTTAGAG AGACAAAGAAACAGTAACTACAGCTGGGGTCGTGTCAAAGGAACGGATCTAAGAGACGAAGATGAAAGGTTTTGCTTCACATGGCTTATTCTTTATTTACTGAGACTCTGGGGAACTATAAGATTTTTCTTTGCAATCTCTGGTGACGGATCTAatcaaaaaattacaaatgcGGACAACAtccttaaatattttcattgtgcTGGGGACTGTGCGCAGGCCTTGGGaaactttcttttattttgtgtttttgataaaaacatCAGAAAGAAGtatggagaaatattttgtagatACCGTTATGATCGAAATCAAAATGTATTGTTAAATACTTCAGAATCTACAAATTATCAAACTACATTTCGTATCAAACGGAAGGAAAATGACGCCATGTTAATGTGA